The following are from one region of the Paenibacillus protaetiae genome:
- a CDS encoding thioredoxin family protein, with amino-acid sequence MKQLKTEAEYREAIASNDLSVIVFKTTWCPDCHFIDPFMPDVEQKYAATATFYHIDRDELPDLCSELNILGIPSFVAFRNGQELVRFVNKLRKSREEIEQFIDRAAAVAGALPSEQ; translated from the coding sequence ATGAAACAACTAAAGACTGAAGCGGAATATCGCGAGGCGATCGCTTCTAACGATTTGTCGGTTATCGTATTCAAAACGACCTGGTGTCCGGATTGCCATTTCATTGATCCGTTTATGCCGGATGTCGAACAAAAATACGCAGCAACCGCAACGTTCTATCACATTGACCGCGATGAGCTGCCCGATCTTTGCTCGGAGCTTAATATCCTTGGCATTCCAAGCTTCGTGGCGTTCCGGAACGGTCAGGAGCTTGTTCGTTTCGTCAATAAGCTGCGCAAGTCGCGGGAAGAAATCGAGCAATTTATCGACCGTGCTGCAGCGGTTGCAGGCGCGCTTCCAAGCGAGCAATAA
- a CDS encoding COX15/CtaA family protein has translation MVTGRFRSLSLISCIGMLLVLLAGALVTNTGAGMGCGRHWPLCNGKFVPALSLASLIEYSHRFITGLEGIVVVAVFIWTIIYFRKDKSKFLEPLYYAGAALLFTIIQALMGAAAVMWSQVPAVMALHFGISLLAVAATMLHVAWTRREKHGELDKPQILPRSIFPRMLLLTIYCYVVVYLGAFIRHTESTGGCLDWPLCNGKVIPDMIVSTGLSASGAVFIHRVAGLILGLCILGMFLHIRKVTRGRSTVLTRSSAWSLVLLIAQILSGAWLTLTILDDDWFIFTSLFHNLIVTGLFGLLVDILIRSWRFRERR, from the coding sequence ATGGTTACAGGCCGTTTCCGCAGTTTATCTCTTATTTCATGCATCGGAATGCTGCTTGTACTGCTGGCGGGCGCGCTTGTCACAAATACGGGAGCCGGGATGGGATGCGGCAGGCATTGGCCGCTTTGCAACGGGAAGTTTGTACCAGCCCTTTCGCTGGCATCGCTCATTGAATATTCCCACCGTTTTATTACGGGGCTGGAAGGCATTGTTGTCGTAGCTGTTTTTATATGGACCATTATTTATTTCCGGAAAGATAAAAGCAAGTTTCTGGAGCCGCTATATTATGCCGGCGCAGCTTTGCTGTTCACCATTATCCAGGCGCTTATGGGCGCAGCAGCTGTAATGTGGTCGCAGGTGCCAGCCGTAATGGCTTTGCATTTTGGCATTTCTTTGCTGGCGGTTGCTGCAACGATGCTTCATGTCGCATGGACCCGCAGGGAAAAGCACGGGGAACTGGACAAGCCGCAAATACTGCCGCGATCGATTTTTCCGCGCATGCTGCTGTTAACGATCTATTGTTATGTCGTTGTTTATTTGGGAGCGTTTATCCGTCATACCGAATCCACCGGCGGATGCCTGGACTGGCCGTTATGCAATGGCAAAGTCATTCCCGATATGATCGTATCCACGGGGCTTAGCGCCTCCGGAGCTGTATTTATTCACCGGGTGGCGGGGCTCATTTTAGGCCTGTGTATTTTGGGCATGTTTTTACATATCCGCAAAGTAACCAGAGGCCGGAGCACGGTGCTTACGCGTTCATCCGCTTGGTCGCTGGTGCTGCTCATTGCCCAAATTTTAAGCGGAGCTTGGCTGACGCTTACGATTTTGGATGACGACTGGTTCATATTTACCAGTTTGTTCCACAACTTGATTGTTACGGGCCTGTTTGGCCTGTTGGTCGATATTTTGATCCGTTCATGGAGATTTAGAGAGAGGCGGTAG
- a CDS encoding UbiD family decarboxylase, which translates to MSFSNLREFVDALKKENDLIVIDAPVDPYLELAEIHRRIIEEEGPALLFTNVKGSTFPVLTNMFGTNKRVDLAFGPRPEALVKQLMGAMDRVMPPSAKAIWGERSLIWEMLKVGVKEVPPASSPILQASKRERPLAGLPAITSWQEDGGPFVTLPLVYTESPLNRKLHNLGMYRMQIFDDQTTGMHWQIHKGGGFHYHEAEKRNEALPVSVFLGGPPALIASAIAPLPENLPELMMASLIMGGKVPLVKDPIGSHRIPSEAEFVISGKVEPHIRRPEGPFGDHFGYYSLIHDFPVFNVSHVWHRKDAIYPATIVGKPRQEDYYLGEFLQRLLSPAYPMAMPGVKDLWAYAESGVHALAAAVVREAYSREALSTAFRILGEGQLRLTKFLMLTNEAIDLSRFDVLMETVLERFNPHTDLFVFDETSHDTLDYTSGKLNHGSKAVMMGIGAPVRSLPSEYTEGVIDGITDAKPYCKGCLVVSGAEYSADPGLGERLLQQLAGKGTEWPLVILADDTSIVQSQTAMLWTVFTRFNPADDIYANVDIRRHHFGYKLPIVIDARMKPGYPDELFPREDIVKLVDSRWSEYFKR; encoded by the coding sequence TTGAGTTTTTCCAACTTGCGTGAATTTGTTGACGCCTTGAAAAAAGAAAACGATCTAATTGTGATCGACGCCCCGGTTGATCCTTATTTGGAGCTCGCGGAAATTCATCGCCGCATTATTGAAGAAGAAGGACCGGCGCTATTGTTCACAAATGTGAAAGGCAGCACATTCCCGGTTCTTACGAATATGTTCGGAACGAACAAACGGGTAGACCTTGCGTTTGGGCCGCGGCCGGAAGCGCTTGTGAAGCAGCTGATGGGCGCAATGGACCGCGTTATGCCGCCTAGCGCGAAGGCGATCTGGGGAGAACGAAGCTTAATATGGGAAATGTTGAAGGTTGGCGTAAAGGAAGTACCGCCAGCCTCTTCGCCGATCTTGCAGGCATCGAAGCGGGAACGGCCGCTTGCCGGCCTTCCTGCGATTACGAGCTGGCAGGAGGACGGAGGCCCGTTCGTCACGCTGCCGCTTGTCTATACGGAAAGTCCGCTTAACCGGAAGCTGCATAATTTGGGCATGTACCGGATGCAAATTTTTGACGATCAGACGACCGGCATGCACTGGCAAATTCATAAAGGCGGCGGTTTCCATTACCATGAAGCTGAAAAGCGGAATGAAGCGCTGCCGGTCTCGGTATTTCTTGGCGGCCCTCCCGCCCTGATCGCTTCGGCGATTGCCCCGCTGCCGGAGAACCTGCCGGAGCTGATGATGGCTTCGCTTATTATGGGCGGCAAGGTGCCGCTTGTGAAGGACCCGATTGGCAGCCATCGTATTCCATCGGAAGCCGAATTTGTGATCAGCGGCAAAGTGGAGCCGCATATTCGCCGCCCGGAAGGGCCGTTTGGCGACCATTTCGGCTATTATTCGCTTATCCATGATTTCCCTGTCTTTAACGTGTCGCATGTATGGCATCGCAAAGACGCAATCTATCCGGCGACGATCGTCGGCAAACCGCGCCAGGAAGATTATTACCTTGGCGAGTTTCTGCAGCGGCTGCTGTCGCCGGCTTACCCGATGGCGATGCCGGGTGTCAAAGACTTATGGGCATACGCCGAATCGGGCGTGCATGCGCTAGCCGCTGCGGTTGTCCGCGAAGCGTATTCGCGGGAAGCGTTGTCCACGGCGTTCCGTATTCTCGGCGAAGGCCAGCTTCGTCTGACGAAGTTTTTAATGCTGACGAATGAAGCAATTGACTTGTCCCGCTTTGACGTGCTGATGGAGACGGTGCTCGAGCGGTTTAATCCGCATACGGATCTGTTTGTGTTTGATGAAACATCGCATGATACGCTTGATTATACAAGCGGCAAGCTGAACCACGGCAGCAAAGCCGTTATGATGGGGATTGGCGCTCCTGTAAGGAGCCTGCCTTCCGAATATACGGAAGGCGTCATCGACGGCATTACGGACGCGAAGCCGTACTGCAAAGGCTGTCTGGTTGTATCCGGCGCTGAATACAGCGCTGATCCCGGCTTGGGAGAGCGGCTGCTGCAGCAGCTGGCCGGCAAAGGAACGGAATGGCCGCTCGTCATATTGGCCGATGACACGTCGATTGTGCAGTCGCAGACGGCTATGCTGTGGACCGTATTTACCCGGTTTAATCCTGCCGACGATATATATGCCAACGTCGATATCCGCCGCCATCACTTTGGCTACAAGCTTCCGATTGTCATTGACGCGCGCATGAAGCCGGGTTATCCGGACGAGCTGTTCCCGCGCGAAGACATCGTTAAGCTGGTCGACAGCAGATGGAGTGAATATTTTAAACGCTGA
- a CDS encoding Cthe_2314 family HEPN domain-containing protein, with amino-acid sequence MLRFMFEEPKGQPQGLLLEAIQLMEQFADLSGERVDAGLDKEHKLRKYEIWTQGLIVSLDELEQSCYAAARFKQRIHSAAVSDMKEQEKDDYHRFLYFDKNGLIRLFALLDKLGILLNEMLELKTEQIKPHFSYFTVIRNLRERHLYPALSEKLDEVKNRTRDPINRLRKRRNTEIHFMNEEMVDDLAYSHKMPGEEAALEDIEAQLADLTQGLEMAVESLVWAYRFACDWLRQHKPSLEKRRN; translated from the coding sequence ATGCTGCGTTTTATGTTTGAAGAGCCAAAAGGGCAGCCGCAAGGCTTGCTGCTGGAAGCTATACAGCTGATGGAGCAATTTGCGGACTTATCCGGCGAGCGGGTTGATGCGGGCCTTGATAAGGAGCATAAACTGCGCAAATATGAAATTTGGACGCAGGGGCTTATAGTCTCGCTTGATGAGCTGGAGCAAAGCTGCTATGCGGCCGCCCGCTTTAAGCAGCGTATTCATTCCGCAGCAGTCAGCGATATGAAGGAGCAGGAGAAGGACGATTATCATCGTTTTTTATATTTCGATAAAAATGGATTGATCCGGTTATTTGCTTTGCTGGATAAGCTGGGCATTTTATTAAACGAGATGCTGGAGCTGAAAACCGAGCAGATCAAGCCGCATTTTTCGTATTTTACCGTCATTCGTAATTTGCGGGAGCGGCATCTGTATCCTGCGCTTTCCGAAAAGCTGGACGAGGTTAAAAACCGGACCCGCGATCCGATCAACCGGCTGCGCAAACGAAGAAATACGGAAATCCATTTTATGAATGAAGAAATGGTGGATGATCTGGCTTACAGCCATAAGATGCCAGGAGAGGAAGCGGCGCTTGAAGATATTGAAGCTCAGCTTGCCGATTTGACGCAAGGACTGGAGATGGCTGTTGAGTCGCTGGTCTGGGCGTACCGCTTCGCCTGCGACTGGCTGCGCCAGCACAAGCCCTCGCTCGAGAAACGCCGCAACTAA
- a CDS encoding NifU family protein has translation MSEQTQVMYDEVLDVLDKLRPFLQRDGGDVELVDVEDGIVKLRLMGACGSCPSSTITLKAGIERALFEEVEGVQEVVQVF, from the coding sequence ATGAGTGAACAAACACAAGTCATGTACGATGAAGTGTTGGACGTATTGGATAAGCTTCGCCCGTTCTTGCAGCGCGACGGCGGTGACGTTGAGCTGGTTGATGTGGAGGACGGTATCGTTAAGCTTCGTCTGATGGGTGCTTGCGGCAGCTGCCCGAGCTCGACCATTACACTCAAGGCGGGCATCGAGAGAGCCCTTTTTGAAGAAGTGGAAGGCGTTCAGGAAGTCGTTCAAGTATTCTAA
- a CDS encoding YuzB family protein produces the protein MKPVIEFCASNMHHGTDRVMKQLEQDEQYEVIEYGCLGNCGECYMYPYAMVDGEIVLAEDADELYGLIVAAVKRQQADREMLDKLLDDL, from the coding sequence ATTAAACCGGTTATTGAATTTTGCGCAAGCAACATGCATCACGGAACCGATCGCGTAATGAAGCAGCTTGAGCAGGATGAGCAATATGAAGTAATTGAATACGGCTGTCTCGGCAATTGCGGCGAATGCTACATGTATCCTTACGCCATGGTTGACGGGGAGATTGTCCTCGCCGAAGACGCGGATGAATTGTACGGCCTGATCGTAGCTGCCGTGAAACGGCAGCAGGCCGATCGCGAAATGCTGGACAAGCTGCTTGACGATCTGTAA
- a CDS encoding NAD(P)/FAD-dependent oxidoreductase: MKKLVILGGGYGGQAIVGDLLDKLPSDVTMTLIDRMPFQGLKTEYYALAAGTSSDLELRVQFPKDPRLQLAFGEVVGIDMDNKLVQLEGQDPISYDWLVIGLGCTDRYHGIEGAEQYSTSIQTFSSARRTYQLLNDVKPYGQVSIIGGGLSGVEVAAELRESRPDLNIRIIDRGPSVMSAFPGKLQQFVAEWFREHEVEMRGNVSLYKLEGGILYDQNSPETILTDVTVWTAGIQPVKLVQDMNLPKDKQGRLVVNEYHQLPDYNDVFIVGDCASVPFSPSGQVAGAQGKQIAEVLQAIWHNRTPKLGKIVLKGTLGSLGKKSGFGLMGNTPMMGRIPRMIKSGVLWKSKRHFG, translated from the coding sequence ATGAAAAAATTAGTTATTTTGGGAGGCGGCTACGGCGGCCAAGCTATCGTAGGCGATCTCCTTGACAAACTTCCATCCGACGTAACAATGACGCTGATTGACCGCATGCCGTTCCAAGGTTTAAAAACAGAATATTACGCGCTGGCAGCCGGCACATCGTCTGACCTTGAGCTGCGCGTACAATTCCCGAAAGACCCGCGTCTGCAGCTTGCTTTTGGCGAAGTAGTCGGCATCGACATGGACAACAAGCTCGTGCAGCTTGAAGGGCAAGATCCGATCTCGTACGACTGGCTCGTTATTGGCCTTGGCTGTACGGACCGTTACCACGGGATCGAAGGCGCTGAACAATATTCGACCAGCATCCAGACGTTCTCTTCTGCAAGACGGACGTATCAATTGCTTAATGACGTGAAACCCTATGGTCAAGTTTCCATTATCGGCGGCGGCCTAAGCGGCGTCGAAGTAGCTGCTGAGCTGCGCGAAAGCAGACCGGACCTGAACATCCGCATCATCGACCGCGGACCAAGCGTTATGTCCGCTTTCCCTGGCAAGCTGCAGCAATTTGTCGCAGAGTGGTTCCGCGAGCACGAAGTGGAAATGAGAGGCAATGTATCGCTGTATAAACTGGAAGGCGGTATTTTGTACGACCAGAACAGCCCTGAAACCATTTTGACCGATGTTACCGTGTGGACTGCCGGCATTCAGCCTGTGAAGCTTGTGCAGGACATGAATTTGCCTAAAGACAAACAAGGCCGTCTTGTCGTAAACGAATATCATCAGCTGCCGGATTACAACGATGTATTTATCGTAGGCGACTGCGCATCCGTACCATTTTCTCCAAGCGGTCAAGTGGCCGGCGCACAAGGCAAGCAAATTGCCGAAGTGCTGCAAGCGATTTGGCATAACCGTACGCCTAAACTGGGCAAAATTGTGCTCAAAGGCACGCTCGGTTCGCTTGGCAAAAAATCCGGCTTTGGTTTAATGGGCAACACGCCTATGATGGGCCGTATTCCGCGTATGATTAAAAGCGGTGTGCTCTGGAAGTCGAAACGCCATTTCGGCTAA
- the mqnE gene encoding aminofutalosine synthase MqnE — MNIIVPTADSRMKEIMEKVQNGERLTLEDGVFLYESDDLLSIGKMANEVNLHKNGKKVYFIENMSLYFTNVCEAHCAFCNFRKDEGQEGAYTLSGPEMIEYVEQHYHPGVREFHIVGGHNPHVPFQYYVDSIKALKERFPEVTIKAYTAAEIDFFSRISGLSYAEVLQELMKAGLESLTGGGAEILSDYYRKKMKVTKADVSQYLDVHRTAHGLGLKTHTTMLYGSIESHEDRIRHMLHIRELQDETNGFLVFIPLSMQPINPRAGIRRRNSAYEDLKTIAISRLMLDNFKHIKAYFINIGTQLTQVSLTMGASDVHGTIVKERISHSAGALTPEGITREDLIWLVKGAGRIPVERDTFYNEIKVYE; from the coding sequence ATGAATATAATAGTTCCTACTGCGGACAGCCGCATGAAAGAAATTATGGAAAAGGTGCAGAACGGCGAGCGTCTGACGCTTGAAGACGGCGTCTTCCTGTACGAATCGGATGATCTGCTCAGCATCGGCAAAATGGCTAACGAAGTCAACTTGCACAAAAACGGCAAAAAAGTGTATTTCATCGAAAACATGAGCTTATATTTTACGAACGTGTGCGAAGCGCATTGCGCATTCTGCAACTTCCGTAAAGATGAAGGCCAGGAAGGCGCTTATACGCTTAGCGGCCCTGAGATGATTGAATATGTCGAACAGCATTATCATCCCGGCGTCCGCGAATTCCATATCGTCGGAGGGCATAACCCGCATGTGCCGTTCCAATATTATGTCGACTCCATCAAAGCTCTAAAAGAACGATTCCCGGAAGTAACCATCAAAGCCTATACGGCAGCAGAGATTGATTTCTTCTCCCGTATTAGCGGACTCAGCTATGCAGAGGTGCTGCAGGAATTGATGAAAGCCGGCCTTGAGTCGCTGACGGGCGGCGGCGCGGAAATTTTATCCGACTACTACCGCAAAAAAATGAAAGTAACCAAAGCGGATGTTTCCCAATATTTGGACGTTCACCGGACAGCTCACGGGCTTGGCCTGAAAACACATACGACAATGCTGTACGGCTCGATCGAATCGCATGAGGATCGTATCCGTCACATGCTCCATATCCGCGAATTGCAGGATGAAACAAACGGTTTCCTTGTGTTTATTCCGCTGTCGATGCAGCCGATTAATCCCCGTGCAGGCATCAGACGCCGCAACTCGGCTTATGAAGATTTGAAGACCATCGCGATCAGCCGTCTTATGCTGGACAATTTTAAACATATTAAAGCATACTTCATCAACATCGGAACGCAGCTGACCCAGGTTTCCCTGACAATGGGCGCTTCGGACGTGCACGGTACGATTGTGAAGGAACGCATCAGCCATTCCGCGGGGGCGCTGACTCCGGAAGGCATTACGCGTGAAGACCTGATCTGGCTTGTGAAAGGCGCTGGACGTATTCCGGTCGAACGGGATACTTTTTACAATGAAATAAAAGTGTATGAGTAA
- a CDS encoding HesB/IscA family protein, with product MITISESASDKIKGMLEQEGDPGLFLRVGVKEGGCTGFSYGMGFDDQLQDGDETIKLEGFNVVVDGESRKYLVGLEIDWKESAMGGGFTMNNPNATATCGCGSSFRTAAAAGKPDSDC from the coding sequence ATGATCACGATCAGTGAATCGGCATCAGATAAAATTAAAGGAATGCTTGAGCAGGAAGGCGATCCGGGCTTGTTTCTGCGGGTAGGCGTTAAAGAAGGCGGCTGCACCGGCTTTTCTTACGGCATGGGATTTGACGACCAGCTGCAAGATGGAGACGAGACGATCAAGCTGGAAGGATTTAATGTCGTTGTCGACGGAGAAAGCCGCAAATATTTGGTTGGCCTCGAAATCGACTGGAAAGAATCCGCGATGGGCGGCGGTTTCACGATGAACAATCCGAATGCGACGGCTACGTGCGGCTGCGGCTCCTCGTTCCGTACGGCAGCAGCGGCCGGCAAACCGGACAGCGACTGCTGA
- a CDS encoding alpha/beta hydrolase, translating into MNTVESVVLWPEGHPLAPGPAEGQVMLTPYLLPSHKPLAAVIVLPGGGYARRAEHEGKPIAEWLNRTGIHSFVLDYRVAPNRHPLPLADAQRAIRYVRCHAEQYGVDPERVGIVGFSAGGHLASTAGTHFDLGDAASGDPVERYSSRPDLMVLGYPVISFGEFRHNGSKANLIGEDAPDELVQLLSNDKQVTPQTPPAFLWHTEDDGAVPVENSLLFAAALRRNGVPHEVHVFESGRHGLGLAEGEPETYMWPLLCANWLRRRGFIR; encoded by the coding sequence ATGAATACTGTTGAATCCGTTGTGTTATGGCCGGAAGGCCATCCGCTTGCGCCTGGGCCTGCGGAAGGCCAAGTGATGCTGACGCCTTATTTGCTGCCGTCTCATAAGCCGCTGGCTGCAGTCATTGTATTGCCTGGCGGCGGGTATGCCCGCCGGGCGGAGCATGAAGGCAAGCCGATTGCGGAATGGCTCAACCGCACCGGCATTCATTCGTTTGTGCTGGATTACCGCGTTGCGCCAAACCGGCATCCGCTGCCGCTGGCCGATGCGCAAAGGGCAATCCGTTATGTACGCTGCCATGCGGAACAATACGGCGTGGATCCGGAGCGGGTAGGAATTGTTGGCTTTTCCGCAGGCGGGCATCTCGCTTCCACGGCAGGTACGCATTTTGACCTGGGTGACGCTGCAAGCGGCGATCCGGTTGAACGTTACAGCAGCAGGCCGGATTTGATGGTGTTAGGTTATCCGGTTATCTCATTTGGCGAATTCCGCCATAACGGTTCCAAAGCGAATCTGATCGGGGAAGATGCGCCGGATGAGCTGGTGCAGCTGCTGTCCAATGACAAACAGGTTACGCCGCAAACGCCGCCCGCGTTTCTGTGGCATACGGAAGATGACGGCGCCGTTCCCGTTGAGAATAGCCTGTTGTTCGCCGCTGCATTAAGAAGAAACGGCGTACCGCATGAGGTGCATGTATTTGAAAGCGGCCGGCACGGGCTTGGACTGGCGGAGGGGGAACCGGAGACGTACATGTGGCCGCTGTTATGTGCCAATTGGCTGCGAAGAAGAGGCTTCATCCGTTAA
- a CDS encoding metallophosphoesterase yields MKLKLVGTVASFAVIYGLLVWYIGWNGWVFLASLFDIQHAGLYSAIMILIAIAFIIGRAGQSVRIPAVSLPARALKLIGSYWLVVLEYAMILLPLADIAALILKALDVSSDQYVTVVGSVVVVLIAALIIRGSWNAWTPIVHTYRVSVAKQAGGRHKLRIAVASDLHLGTIVGNRHLSRLHKELERMKPDLILFPGDVIDEDIEPYIRNNMSGIMSKLSAPLGVYAVLGNHEYYGGHIPTYIKEMNAIGIRVLQDEHVLIDNSFYLIGRKDLTAARPDFGGRLNVEELTASLNKQLPLIMMDHQPSDLDAIADNGIDISLSGHTHRGQFAPNHWITRRMFELDYGYLHKGRLHAIVSSGFGTWGPPVRIASRAEIVQVEVTFEPEAV; encoded by the coding sequence TTGAAGCTTAAACTCGTGGGCACCGTCGCTTCGTTTGCCGTCATTTACGGGCTGCTTGTCTGGTATATCGGCTGGAACGGCTGGGTATTCCTCGCTTCGCTGTTTGATATTCAGCATGCCGGCTTATATTCGGCCATTATGATATTGATCGCCATCGCATTTATTATCGGACGCGCCGGCCAATCCGTCCGGATTCCCGCTGTCAGCTTGCCTGCCAGAGCGCTGAAGCTGATCGGCTCCTATTGGCTGGTCGTGCTTGAATATGCCATGATACTGCTGCCGCTGGCCGACATTGCCGCTCTTATTTTAAAAGCGCTTGACGTTTCTTCAGACCAATATGTAACCGTCGTCGGTTCGGTTGTCGTCGTATTGATTGCTGCGCTGATCATACGAGGATCCTGGAATGCTTGGACGCCTATTGTCCATACATACCGGGTTTCGGTTGCGAAACAGGCCGGCGGCAGACACAAGCTTCGGATTGCTGTCGCATCCGATCTGCATCTTGGCACGATCGTAGGCAACCGCCATTTATCCCGGCTGCACAAAGAACTTGAGCGGATGAAACCGGATCTGATCCTGTTTCCGGGAGACGTCATTGACGAAGATATCGAGCCGTATATCCGGAACAACATGTCCGGTATTATGAGCAAGCTTTCAGCTCCGTTAGGCGTCTATGCGGTGCTTGGCAATCATGAATATTACGGCGGCCATATTCCAACCTACATCAAGGAAATGAACGCCATCGGCATCCGCGTGCTGCAGGATGAACATGTGCTGATCGACAACAGCTTTTACCTGATCGGGCGTAAAGACTTAACAGCGGCGCGCCCTGACTTCGGCGGACGGCTTAATGTGGAAGAACTGACCGCCAGCTTGAACAAGCAGCTGCCGCTTATTATGATGGACCACCAGCCTTCCGACCTGGATGCGATTGCAGACAACGGCATTGACATTTCGTTATCCGGCCATACGCATCGCGGGCAATTTGCCCCCAATCACTGGATCACTAGAAGGATGTTTGAGCTGGATTACGGCTATTTGCACAAAGGCCGCCTCCATGCCATCGTCTCTTCCGGCTTCGGCACTTGGGGACCTCCGGTCCGGATTGCAAGCCGCGCCGAAATCGTGCAGGTCGAGGTTACGTTTGAGCCGGAAGCGGTATAG